One Mugil cephalus isolate CIBA_MC_2020 chromosome 12, CIBA_Mcephalus_1.1, whole genome shotgun sequence DNA segment encodes these proteins:
- the LOC125017159 gene encoding sterile alpha motif domain-containing protein 9-like, which yields MADRDEKKCQEEDLSLDLKDWSKHHVRQWALKLDGVDDTVADILFQQDINGHSLLLLDATDLKNIGLTLGPAKIIIHARDEVVQMKKEEPTSSTNQPRKPCKPYPFCRYHDTFRYMENSVLDITESGASDMIEPCHEYKAFINTTEETEMSKFTAEVIRFAAACMNCRTNGTIHFGIGDKPDFIHGQVLGVVVGDKEAYANELKSAINRCFEHKHKQAAQTCIKPPRFVEVLNKNMMSSDKCVIEVDIVPDSTVCEENIYHTNMDTKKGKKKAKVKEMETPSKCFFIRDGGSSRDLLAPTTSAKSMREYNQFVESMAQRSQLRREAEEKHLSVIRSSTQGSRLGQMITGGSLSLDKSHFEQYVIVTNKSHSSQFESLGFLVELNPIAVLDFDPESAEHGLHHYIDQHSTVSVHVPAQYKITEGVEDIANKLKLTRNTSWVFCNGGIKDEAPSDIDQWLMDKGASVRDVISFLCRKDVLPNKKFLVIFLLLSRVNEKMDPLVETFSTFWQELRGTEQILCVCDNEKAFTSWRDLIDTRCGVNISGRCIYELSFAEVNGTILSLWSKNRRSKRFLPCGGGSNVLLERKVERSLNTLGVLSVNQCEGGNEDKIVIEENFYKGGQVSWWNFFFSEQPGSTPFIKRDKFDYIMNTVLPDLCTLRKACVLLNLMHVPGCGGTTLAMHTLWAHRDRFRCAVLKNNNADFTEVAGQVVKLLMYDHEEQSIRVPVLLMIDDFDDMEKVFDLQQLIEKECAKNDVQSKTAQIILLNCMRSESPELIEPTTDTVFIGNNLSDKEQKMFEEKLVEIEKTHRNAETFYGFMIMKRNFKSEYIEGVVRNTLKSFNMNQKHAQLLAVLVLLNVYCKGATLSVSLCEEFLELQPKPFCGTIKVEDGFLKFSTLISRCSVEGNVVFTAVKIIHSSIAKQCLQELTTTHNVKKAEITDLLLTTNKLYESTQGKGNLLQDVHHILVRRDYSVEEESKFSPLIQDIANDTPGLEEIVLKNASKRFDKDAIVCQLLARYYYLKKKDFSEAKVWAEKAKGLSKDSSYIADTSAQVIKHELKYSIANHKEQPIISDKLYMFLKMAQSAIEAFKETQNLAKKESIQRSKIKTDNCPFNTAGCLGEIQVGVLVIEVLEKTPVFSSDAVRHDLMSQVLSGEVKVQDVERQDPRRTKNRPYYVILNQFEDLLCSLKYRMKKHFDFLDNFYVNLGSRFGMKDSREQVSQNELFRCFRQYAKLFCQTDSASLWKNKMLHNKLKLHQTRQFLEKNKADTYSGILNCLSNNISTEMMEKIARQYYFLCEQNPTAKERINFIYVNVVLSCIKLESQQILPYQQLIDFLIKVQSEQIPLGDNLSWLFIAVVLFWPQPNGSKWRSLGKYISQMKHSYYTEMNEVYNGKSPIVHFLLGKKQGYGQLVHIGEIKKCITAGQEQFASMWGNGKIWKEKKVVELLCRVTGEVRGNLILADTCADLKVEVAPMYRSQISGHGEGSKVSFFIGFTMKGPLALDVEQNL from the exons ATGGCAGATCGGGATGAAAAGAAG tgtcagGAGGAGGATCTCTCACTTGACCTCAAGGATTGGAGTAAGCATCATGTGAGACAGTGGGCTCTCAAGTTGGATGGTGTGGATGACACGGTTGCTGACATACTCTTTCAGCAGGACATTAATGGGCATAGTCTTTTGCTTTTAGATGCAACAGACTTAAAGAATATTGGTTTGACTCTTGGACCAGCAAAAATTATCATTCATGCTAGAGATGAGGTAGTACAAATGAAGAAGGAGGAGCCAACAAGCTCTACCAATCAACCTAGGAAACCATGCAAACCTTATCCATTTTGTAGATACCATGATACATTCAGATACATGGAGAACAGCGTTCTTGATATTACAGAGTCAGGTGCCTCAGACATGATAGAACCTTGCCATGAGTACAAAGCTTTCATCAACACGacagaagaaactgaaatgaGCAAGTTCACTGCTGAGGTTATTCGCTTTGCAGCTGCCTGCATGAATTGCCGCACTAATGGCACCATACACTTTGGAATAGGGGACAAGCCAGACTTCATCCATGGCCAGGTGTTGGGGGTGGTTGTTGGGGACAAAGAGGCTTATGCAAATGAACTTAAATCTGCCATAAATCGTTGTTttgagcacaaacacaaacaggctgCTCAAACATGCATCAAACCACCTCGATTTGTTGAAGTTCTCAACAAGAACATGATGTCATCTGACAAATGTGTGATAGAAGTGGACATAGTTCCTGATTCAACAGTGTGTGAAGAAAACATCTACCACACCAACATGGAcacaaaaaaaggcaagaaaaaagCTAAAGTTAAAGAAATGGAGACACCatcaaaatgtttctttatccGAGATGGTGGTAGTAGCAGAGATCTTCTCGCACCAACCACATCTGCCAAATCCATGAGAGAGTACAACCAGTTTGTTGAGAGTATGGCACAACGATCACAACTCcgaagagaagcagaagagaagcaCCTCAGTGTGATAAGAAGCAGTACTCAAGGCTCTAGATTAGGTCAGATGATAACCGGGGGCTCCTTGTCTTTAGATAAATCTCACTTTGAGCAGTATGTGATAGTAACTAACAAATCACATTCAAGCCAGTTTGAATCTCTAGGATTTCTTGTAGAACTCAACCCAATAGCTGTTTTAGACTTTGATCCTGAATCAGCTGAACATGGATTGCATCATTACATTGACCAGCATAGCACAGTAAGTGTCCATGTACCAGCACAGTATAAAATTACTGAAGGAGTTGAGGACATTGCAAACAAGTTGAAATTAACTCGAAACACCAGCTGGGTATTCTGCAATGGAGGCATTAAGGATGAGGCCCCCTCCGACATTGACCAGTGGTTGATGGACAAGGGAGCCTCGGTTCGAGATGTGATATCTTTCTTGTGTCGGAAAGATGTTCTTCCAAACAAGAAATTCCTTgtcattttcttacttttgtcAAGAGTGAATGAGAAGATGGACCCCCTTGTTGAGACGTTTAGTACGTTCTGGCAAGAGCTCAGAGGCACAGAGCAAATCCTTTGTGTATGTGACAATGAAAAAGCGTTTACGTCCTGGAGGGACCTCATTGATACTCGGTGTGGAGTTAACATCTCTGGTAGATGCATATATGAGCTCAGTTTTGCAGAAGTCAATGGTACTATCCTTAGTCTTTGGTCAAAGAACCGCAGATCCAAACGTTTCCTACCCTGTGGTGGAGGAAGCAACGTGCTTCTTGAGAGGAAAGTGGAGCGTAGCCTCAATACTTTAGGAGTTCTCTCTGTGAACCagtgtgaaggaggaaatgAGGACAAAATTGTCATAGAGGAGAACTTCTACAAGGGAGGACAAGTGTCATGGtggaatttctttttctctgagcAGCCTGGATCTACACCATTCATTAAACGAGACAAGTTTGACTACATAATGAACACAGTCCTACCAGATTTGTGCACCCTGAGAAAAGCCTGTGTGTTGCTGAACCTCATGCATGTACCTGGATGTGGTGGGACAACTTTGGCCATGCACACATTATGGGCTCATCGGGACAGATTCCGTTGTGCTGTGCTCAAGAACAACAACGCTGACTTTACTGAAGTAGCTGGGCAAGTGGTCAAGCTTTTAATGTATGACCACGAGGAGCAGTCAATAAGAGTCCCTGTTTTGCTGATGATAGATGACTTTGATGATATGGAAAAAGTGTTTGACTTACAGCAGCTCATTGAAAAAGAATGTGCAAAAAATGACGTTCAGTCCAAGACTGCACAAATAATTCTCCTAAACTGCATGAGGTCAGAATCCCCTGAACTGATTGAACCAACAACAGATACTGTGTTCATTGGGAATAATCTCTCTGACAAGGAACAGAAAATGTTTGAGGAAAAACTTGTAGAAATAGAGAAAACGCACAGGAATGCTGAAACATTCTATGGTTTCATGATTATGAAGAGGAACTTTAAGTCGGAGTATATTGAGGGTGTGGTCCGCAACACTCTGAAGAGCTTCAACATGAACCAGAAACATGCACAACTCTTGGCTGTTTTAGTTCTGCTGAATGTTTACTGCAAGGGTgccactctctctgtctctctgtgtgaggAATTTCTTGAACTTCAACCAAAACCATTTTGTGGAACCATCAAAGTTGAAGATGGATTCTTGAAATTTTCCACTTTAATTTCCAGGTGCTCAGTGGAGGGAAATGTGGTATTCACTGCTGTGAAAATTATTCATTCAAGTATTGCGAAGCAATGTTTGCAGgaacttacaacaacacacaatgtGAAGAAAGCTGAAATTACTGACCTTCTACTGACTACAAACAAACTTTATGAGAGCACACAAGGGAAAGGCAATCTCCTGCAAGATGTTCACCACATTTTGGTGAGGAGAGATTATTCTGTAGAAGAGGAATCCAAGTTCTCTCCGCTCATTCAAGACATTGCAAATGATACACCTGGACTGGAAGAGATAGTGCTAAAAAATGCCTCTAAACGATTTGACAAAGATGCCATTGTCTGTCAGTTACTGGCCAGGTACTATTAcctgaaaaagaaagatttctCAGAGGCAAAAGTCTGGGCAGAGAAAGCAAAAGGCCTTTCCAAAGACAGCTCCTATATTGCAGACACATCAGCACAAGTTATTAAGCATGAGCTTAAGTATTCCATCGCCAACCACAAAGAACAGCCCATCATTTCAGACAAACTGTACATGTTTCTGAAAATGGCTCAGTCGGCCATAGAAGCATTCAAGGAAACACAGAACCTTGCAAAGAAGGAGTCAATTCAGAgatcaaaaatcaaaacagatAACTGCCCTTTCAATACAGCAGGATGTCTGGGAGAAATTCAGGTTGGAGTACTTGTCATTGAAGTGCTGGAAAAGAcccctgtgttttcctctgaCGCTGTCCGTCATGACTTAATGAGCCAGGTTCTCTCTGGAGAGGTTAAAGTTCAGGATGTAGAAAGACAAGATCCCAGACGCACCAAAAACAGACCCTATTATGTTATTCTAAATCAGTTTGAGGATCTACTCTGCAGCCTCAAATATCGGATGAAAAAACACTTTGACTTCCTTGACAATTTTTACGTGAATCTGGGTTCCAGATTTGGAATGAAGGACAGTCGTGAGCAAGTTTCCCAAAATGAgcttttcagatgtttcagacaGTATGCAAAGCTTTTTTGCCAGACAGATTCTGCATCTCTTTGGAAGAATAAAATGCTTCATAACAAGCTGAAACTACACCAGACAAGACAGTTCCTAGAGAAGAACAAAGCTGATACTTATTCTGGGATTCTCAATTGTCTCTCAAATAACATCTCAACCGAAATGATGGAGAAGATTGCCAGACAGTATTACTTTCTTTGTGAGCAAAACCCAACTGCAAAGGAGAGAATCAACTTCATCTATGTCAATGTTGTGTTGAGTTGTATCAAACTGGAATCACAACAAATTCTGCCATACCAGCAGTTAATAGATTTCCTCATCAAAGTTCAGTCTGAACAAATTCCACTAGGTGACAATTTGTCATGGCTGTTCATTGCAGTTGTGCTGTTCTGGCCACAGCCAAATGGGTCAAAATGGCGAAGTCTGGGAAAGTACATCTCACAGATGAAGCACTCTTATTACACTGAGATGAACGAAGTGTACAATGGCAAGAGCCCCATTGTCCATTTTCTCCTAGGGAAGAAGCAGGGCTATGGACAACTGGTACACATTGGTGAGATAAAGAAATGCATCACAGCTGGGCAGGAGCAGTTTGCCTCCATGTGGGGGAATGGCAAAAtatggaaagagaagaaggtggTGGAGCTCCTTTGTAGGGTCACGGGTGAGGTCAGGGGCAACTTAATATTGGCAGATACTTGCGCAGATCTGAAGGTCGAAGTCGCTCCAATGTACCGAAGTCAGATAAGTGGACATGGCGAGGGTTCAAAAGTGTCATTCTTCATTGGTTTCACGATGAAAGGCCCTCTTGCCCTTGATGTTGAACAAAACCTTTGA